Proteins encoded in a region of the Saccharothrix ecbatanensis genome:
- a CDS encoding anchored repeat ABC transporter, substrate-binding protein, with protein MRVRAPSRAAASLCAVLLTVTACTSAGGTSDGDGLSVVATTEILADLVRNVGGERVRVDSLVPPGGDPHSYEPTPADAKKVAAADVTFTNHLLLEEQRLIKAIDANAREGTPNVSLAEASETYGAHVIPLVENVGLDVLWFGLRVRGDGKQRGATRTSEVRLTATAVDGPGRLVAYLTESLGKPVVYFDSGDGLSDVDSTTLPPAAHTHLNWAFTAPGTYRLTMRASLLNGVDEVALGEGVFTFAVGVDPTGIAGTVLGEGHTDLTVDLDTGELYTFNDRAGGATQEVVRAADAVIEVPNKAITTVPDDARFAFLGVPGASVHQLPQAVLGKHVHGEIDPHLWQDVRNGRAYAELIRDTLRAADPDGAADYDRNARDYTARLDELDAQVRATVAAVPRNRRHLVTTHDGFGYFASAYEMTVAGFVVPNPAQEPSVEDVRKLTETVRNLKVPAVFMEPNLAQRGSVLTQVARDQGVQVCLLYGDSFDENARSYADMMRHNAEEIARCLA; from the coding sequence ATGCGAGTGCGTGCGCCCTCACGGGCCGCCGCGTCCTTGTGCGCGGTCCTGCTCACGGTGACCGCGTGCACCTCGGCGGGCGGAACAAGCGACGGTGACGGCCTGTCCGTGGTCGCCACCACCGAGATCCTCGCCGACCTGGTCCGCAACGTCGGGGGAGAGCGCGTCCGGGTGGACTCGCTGGTGCCGCCCGGCGGCGACCCGCACTCCTACGAGCCCACGCCCGCCGACGCGAAGAAGGTGGCCGCGGCGGACGTGACGTTCACCAACCACCTGCTGCTGGAGGAACAGCGGCTCATCAAGGCCATCGACGCCAACGCGCGCGAGGGGACTCCGAACGTCTCGCTGGCCGAGGCGTCGGAGACCTATGGCGCGCACGTGATCCCGTTGGTGGAGAACGTCGGGCTCGACGTGCTGTGGTTCGGGCTGCGGGTGCGCGGCGACGGCAAGCAGCGCGGCGCCACGCGCACCTCCGAAGTGCGGCTGACGGCGACCGCCGTGGACGGTCCGGGCAGGCTGGTGGCCTACCTGACCGAGTCCCTCGGCAAGCCGGTGGTGTACTTCGACTCCGGCGACGGTCTGTCCGATGTGGACTCGACCACGTTGCCGCCCGCCGCGCACACCCACCTCAACTGGGCGTTCACCGCCCCCGGCACCTACCGGCTGACGATGCGCGCGTCGCTGCTCAACGGCGTTGACGAGGTGGCGCTGGGCGAGGGCGTCTTCACGTTCGCGGTGGGCGTCGACCCGACCGGCATCGCGGGGACAGTGCTGGGCGAGGGGCACACGGACCTGACGGTCGACCTGGACACCGGCGAGCTGTACACGTTCAACGACCGCGCCGGCGGCGCCACCCAGGAGGTCGTGCGCGCCGCGGACGCCGTGATCGAGGTGCCGAACAAGGCGATCACCACAGTGCCGGACGACGCGCGGTTCGCGTTCCTCGGCGTGCCCGGCGCCTCGGTGCACCAGCTACCGCAAGCGGTGCTGGGCAAGCACGTGCACGGCGAGATCGACCCGCACCTGTGGCAGGACGTGCGCAACGGCCGTGCCTACGCCGAACTGATCCGCGACACGCTGCGCGCCGCCGACCCCGACGGCGCCGCGGACTACGACCGCAACGCCCGCGACTACACCGCCCGGCTCGACGAGCTGGACGCGCAGGTCCGCGCCACCGTGGCGGCCGTTCCACGCAACCGCCGCCACCTGGTCACCACGCACGACGGGTTCGGCTACTTCGCCAGCGCCTACGAGATGACCGTGGCCGGGTTCGTGGTGCCCAATCCCGCGCAGGAACCCAGCGTCGAGGACGTGCGCAAGCTGACCGAGACCGTCCGCAACCTGAAAGTGCCCGCCGTCTTCATGGAACCCAACCTCGCCCAACGCGGCTCGGTGCTCACCCAGGTCGCCCGCGACCAGGGCGTCCAGGTGTGCCTGCTCTACGGCGACTCCTTCGACGAGAACGCCCGCAGCTACGCGGACATGATGCGCCACAACGCGGAGGAGATCGCCCGGTGCCTCGCCTGA
- a CDS encoding choice-of-anchor M domain-containing protein encodes MPRLIQALLATAAAFLLVQPVAHAEATVVIADGHVDLGPRLVDGEWILQLRDDTGDGPVWRDPADVVLQVADVAKATVPEDPAYAFLGTPGADIWVLPQVQDQRVVWPGWNTQDPSIAEVVGREVDWRLHGVEGPGRFELFLTGNFGTPETIFSSERPYPQETGVEAGTHVHGNWVFTAPGAYSLDVEMATADGRGDRATLQVHVGPGDPAMAFTTTPSAPPSGTTSAERDVQGPPWGWIAAGGVLVAGAAAAFAVRSRRAKRGTDD; translated from the coding sequence GTGCCTCGCCTGATCCAGGCCCTGCTCGCCACCGCCGCGGCGTTCCTGCTCGTGCAGCCGGTCGCGCACGCCGAGGCCACGGTCGTCATCGCCGACGGCCACGTGGACCTCGGTCCCCGTCTGGTCGACGGCGAGTGGATCCTCCAGCTCCGCGACGACACCGGTGACGGGCCGGTGTGGCGGGATCCCGCCGACGTCGTGCTCCAGGTGGCGGACGTGGCCAAGGCCACCGTTCCCGAGGATCCCGCCTACGCGTTCCTCGGCACGCCGGGCGCCGACATCTGGGTGCTGCCGCAGGTGCAGGACCAGCGGGTGGTGTGGCCCGGGTGGAACACCCAGGACCCGAGCATCGCCGAAGTCGTGGGCCGCGAGGTGGACTGGCGGCTGCACGGCGTCGAGGGGCCCGGTCGCTTCGAGCTGTTCCTCACCGGCAACTTCGGCACGCCGGAGACGATCTTCAGCAGCGAGCGGCCCTACCCGCAGGAGACCGGCGTCGAGGCGGGCACCCACGTGCACGGCAACTGGGTGTTCACCGCGCCCGGCGCCTACTCGCTGGACGTGGAGATGGCCACCGCCGACGGTCGCGGCGACCGTGCGACGTTGCAGGTGCACGTCGGTCCGGGCGACCCGGCGATGGCGTTCACCACCACGCCGAGCGCCCCGCCGTCCGGCACGACCTCCGCGGAACGCGACGTTCAAGGCCCGCCGTGGGGCTGGATCGCGGCGGGTGGCGTGCTCGTGGCAGGGGCGGCGGCAGCGTTCGCTGTCCGGTCCCGCCGTGCCAAGAGGGGGACTGATGACTGA
- a CDS encoding anchored repeat-type ABC transporter ATP-binding subunit gives MTDLVLEITGVTVHLGGREVLSDVDFRLRRGELVGLIGPNGAGKTTLLRTALGLVPVHRGTVVVGGRTSRQAQGSLGYVPQRHEFAWDFPVTVEGAVATGRTHLTGLLRRRTARDREAVADALDRVGMADLRTRPVGELSGGQRQRVLVARALALRPEVLLLDEPFTGIDAPTQELLSTLLTELRDEGVAVLMTTHDLAAATALCGRLCLLNRTVVADDEPAALADTDIWLRTFGLDRAEQLLKALGVAG, from the coding sequence ATGACTGACCTGGTGCTGGAGATCACCGGCGTGACCGTGCACCTCGGCGGCCGTGAAGTTCTGTCCGATGTGGACTTCCGGTTGCGGCGCGGTGAGCTGGTCGGCCTGATCGGGCCCAACGGCGCGGGAAAGACGACCCTGCTGCGCACCGCGCTCGGCTTGGTCCCGGTGCACCGCGGCACGGTCGTCGTCGGCGGTCGCACGTCGCGCCAGGCCCAGGGCTCGCTCGGTTACGTGCCGCAGCGCCACGAATTCGCGTGGGACTTCCCCGTCACGGTCGAGGGCGCGGTCGCCACCGGACGCACGCACCTGACCGGCCTGCTGCGTCGCCGCACGGCCCGTGACCGCGAAGCCGTGGCCGACGCCCTGGACCGCGTCGGCATGGCGGACCTGCGGACCCGGCCGGTCGGCGAGCTGTCCGGCGGCCAGCGGCAACGGGTGCTCGTCGCCCGCGCGTTGGCCCTGCGGCCCGAGGTGCTGCTGCTGGACGAGCCGTTCACCGGCATCGACGCCCCCACCCAGGAGCTGCTGAGCACGTTGCTGACCGAACTGCGGGACGAAGGCGTGGCGGTGCTCATGACCACCCACGACCTCGCTGCCGCCACCGCGTTGTGCGGCCGACTGTGCCTGCTCAACCGCACCGTCGTCGCCGACGACGAACCGGCGGCGCTGGCAGACACCGACATCTGGCTGCGCACCTTCGGCCTGGACCGGGCCGAGCAGCTGCTCAAGGCGTTGGGGGTGGCGGGGTGA
- a CDS encoding anchored repeat-type ABC transporter permease subunit, with product MTAFLEFLTAPWEYDFWRRALLVALMSGVVCGVIGSHVVLRGMAFIGDAVSHAVFPGIAVAFVLGTNLVLGGAVAGVITALLIAVFSQNRRLKEDSVIGIFFAASFGLGIVILSTAPGYGGSLESFLFGSILGISDSDVLSVAVIGAGVLLCTALFNSRFVATTLDREQARAVGLPVFWLDVALHVMVTLAIVISLQAVGNILVLALLVTPAAAARLLTDRLGVMMLLAPLIGAGGSVLGLYLSYALDLAAGGLIVLTLTAVFLLCWLFAPRHGLLTRTSRTAVPATALDTVLAEEKS from the coding sequence GTGACCGCGTTCCTGGAGTTCCTGACCGCGCCGTGGGAGTACGACTTCTGGCGCCGCGCGCTGCTGGTGGCGTTGATGTCGGGCGTGGTCTGCGGCGTGATCGGCAGCCACGTCGTGCTGCGCGGCATGGCGTTCATCGGCGACGCCGTCTCGCACGCGGTCTTCCCCGGCATCGCGGTCGCCTTCGTGCTCGGCACCAACCTGGTGCTGGGCGGGGCGGTCGCGGGCGTGATCACCGCGTTGCTGATCGCGGTGTTCTCGCAGAACCGCAGGCTCAAGGAGGACTCGGTGATCGGGATCTTCTTCGCCGCCTCCTTCGGGCTGGGCATCGTCATCCTCAGCACCGCGCCGGGATACGGCGGCTCGCTGGAGTCGTTCCTGTTCGGCTCGATCCTGGGCATCAGCGATTCCGACGTGCTCTCGGTCGCGGTGATCGGCGCGGGGGTGCTGCTGTGCACGGCGCTGTTCAACAGCCGCTTCGTGGCCACGACGCTGGACCGGGAACAGGCCCGCGCGGTCGGACTCCCGGTGTTCTGGCTGGACGTGGCGCTGCACGTCATGGTGACCCTGGCCATCGTCATCTCGTTGCAGGCCGTGGGCAACATCCTCGTGCTCGCCCTGCTCGTCACCCCCGCCGCGGCGGCCCGCCTGCTCACCGACCGCCTCGGCGTGATGATGCTGCTGGCGCCGCTGATCGGCGCGGGCGGCAGCGTGCTCGGCCTCTACCTGTCCTACGCGCTCGACCTGGCTGCCGGCGGACTCATCGTGCTCACCCTCACCGCGGTCTTCCTGCTGTGCTGGCTCTTCGCGCCGCGCCACGGCCTGCTCACCCGGACCAGCCGGACCGCCGTCCCCGCCACCGCGCTCGACACCGTGCTCGCCGAGGAGAAGTCGTGA
- a CDS encoding choice-of-anchor M domain-containing protein: protein MTPTRTGALLGVAAALLMTAPVAIAEPTPTTPPDVPTADAVLDVDAGRLALDGPPDALAVTAEAERVELSWDTTAIEPGAVFGDRVELRTSLANASAVEAPHGNPVTVPVAASGTLSVDVPAPGEHLLRVEAAAHALDGRPLAVERDYRLVVTEKARPEVGRPEVERPEAERPEVERPEAELPEVATEFRALPQLPAVATPQPQVAAAQQPPTATGRVTLDRGHVDAVALRLLPDGLHVQVKDGTATGVTTWREPADVEFRVTAAARTELPAQPALSFLGGAGKQVFLLPQTQRADLLWTGWNTEELRPAEVSGPVTWTLTAVDGPGAFGLFTTGSFGAPEIIFNNTDGLPDTLSVPLGTHAHANWVFAEPGRYQLTFAVTAPGTVGTLTDTETLTFVVGDGAPVPPQQPDDTGRQTGTPNRLASTGPAALPATAGLALVLVVTGAAALVLARRRPAKENP, encoded by the coding sequence GTGACCCCCACCCGGACCGGCGCGCTGCTCGGCGTGGCCGCCGCGCTGCTGATGACCGCACCGGTCGCGATCGCCGAGCCCACACCGACCACCCCACCAGATGTGCCCACCGCGGACGCCGTGCTGGACGTGGACGCCGGCCGACTGGCACTCGACGGACCACCCGACGCCCTCGCGGTCACCGCCGAAGCCGAACGAGTGGAACTGAGCTGGGACACCACCGCCATCGAGCCCGGCGCGGTGTTCGGGGACCGGGTCGAACTGCGCACCTCGCTGGCGAACGCGTCCGCGGTGGAAGCGCCGCACGGGAATCCGGTCACGGTCCCGGTGGCCGCGAGCGGAACGCTGAGCGTCGACGTGCCGGCGCCTGGGGAGCACCTGCTCCGCGTCGAAGCCGCCGCCCACGCGCTCGACGGCCGGCCGCTGGCCGTCGAGCGCGACTACCGGCTGGTCGTCACCGAGAAGGCCCGACCGGAGGTCGGCCGGCCTGAAGTCGAGCGGCCTGAAGCTGAGCGGCCTGAAGTCGAGCGGCCGGAAGCCGAGTTGCCCGAAGTCGCCACCGAGTTCCGGGCACTCCCGCAACTTCCGGCCGTCGCCACGCCACAACCGCAGGTCGCCGCCGCGCAGCAGCCGCCAACGGCCACCGGCCGGGTCACCCTGGACCGCGGCCACGTCGACGCCGTCGCGCTCCGCCTGCTGCCGGACGGTCTGCACGTCCAGGTCAAGGACGGCACCGCCACCGGCGTCACGACCTGGCGCGAACCCGCGGACGTCGAGTTCCGCGTCACGGCCGCCGCGCGCACCGAACTGCCGGCGCAACCGGCGCTGTCCTTCCTCGGCGGCGCGGGCAAGCAGGTGTTCCTGCTGCCGCAGACCCAGCGGGCCGACCTGCTGTGGACCGGCTGGAACACCGAGGAACTGCGCCCGGCCGAGGTGTCGGGCCCGGTGACGTGGACGCTGACCGCGGTCGACGGGCCGGGTGCTTTCGGCCTGTTCACCACCGGCTCGTTCGGCGCGCCGGAGATCATCTTCAACAACACCGACGGCCTGCCGGACACCCTCTCCGTCCCGCTCGGCACCCACGCGCACGCCAACTGGGTGTTCGCCGAACCCGGCCGCTACCAGCTCACCTTCGCTGTCACCGCGCCTGGGACCGTCGGCACGCTGACCGACACGGAGACCCTCACGTTCGTCGTCGGCGACGGCGCCCCGGTCCCACCGCAGCAGCCGGACGACACCGGCCGGCAGACCGGCACCCCGAACCGCCTGGCGTCCACCGGTCCCGCTGCACTGCCCGCCACTGCCGGTCTCGCGCTCGTCCTGGTCGTGACGGGCGCCGCCGCGCTCGTGCTCGCCCGCCGCCGCCCCGCCAAGGAGAACCCGTGA
- a CDS encoding choice-of-anchor M domain-containing protein, which translates to MTTPTRVRAAVAAFAVAGLAALSLTPALAVETTTVVDVGHVDLLAPVVVGGALDIRYKDGNTTPPTVRDPEQVVTHVKSESYIEVPENPEYAFLGPVGSSLWHIPEVQIPEIVWAGWNTEGLTPDQVDPDSVRWTLDAVGGDLPGSPAPGNLTVFQTGPVGEPLPRVFDTALPLPQQHPLVLGTHAHANWMFNAEGVYRLTVTVTATTPDGSPLRDTTTYAIAVGAVDPTTVKPGTGTDPSTTTTTTTDTTTTTTGATTTTTGTTTTTAPPTSCVVLNDGHVDLIAPRVLDGGLNTRVKDGTAGPDRAVWRDPADVVLHVVPAARNTVPNDPAYSFLGTPGAPVWIIPQTQIPGIVWAGWNTESLSPQDVAGRVDLRVTGVDGPGRLGVFLSDITPVLLVDSGDGLPDTIVVPLGTHAHANWAFGAEGTYRITIEVAATLADGRTVADSDVFTIAVGDVDPTDNGACAPPSTSTTTSAGTTSAGTTSAGTTSAGTTSAGPVPTTSPAASAPKPKGLASTGVGGVGTAVLLAALLTTAGVAVLVLTRRRRTHGG; encoded by the coding sequence GTGACCACCCCGACCCGCGTGAGAGCCGCGGTTGCCGCCTTCGCGGTCGCTGGTCTCGCCGCGCTGTCCCTCACCCCGGCCCTGGCCGTCGAGACCACGACCGTCGTCGACGTGGGGCACGTGGACCTGCTCGCGCCGGTCGTCGTCGGCGGCGCGTTGGACATCCGCTACAAGGACGGCAACACCACTCCGCCGACGGTCCGCGACCCCGAACAGGTCGTCACCCACGTCAAATCCGAGTCGTACATCGAGGTGCCCGAGAACCCCGAGTACGCGTTCCTCGGCCCGGTGGGCAGCAGTTTGTGGCACATCCCCGAGGTGCAGATCCCCGAAATCGTCTGGGCGGGGTGGAACACCGAGGGCCTGACGCCCGACCAGGTCGACCCGGACTCGGTGCGCTGGACCCTCGACGCGGTCGGCGGCGACCTGCCCGGCAGTCCCGCACCCGGCAACCTCACCGTGTTCCAGACCGGACCGGTCGGCGAACCCCTGCCCCGCGTGTTCGACACCGCGCTGCCGCTGCCGCAGCAACATCCGCTGGTGCTGGGCACCCACGCGCACGCCAACTGGATGTTCAACGCCGAAGGCGTCTACCGGCTCACCGTCACCGTCACGGCCACCACCCCCGACGGATCGCCGTTGCGCGACACCACGACCTATGCGATCGCCGTCGGCGCGGTCGATCCCACGACCGTGAAGCCCGGCACGGGTACAGATCCCTCCACGACGACGACCACGACGACTGACACGACGACGACCACCACAGGTGCGACCACCACGACCACGGGCACGACGACCACCACCGCGCCACCCACGTCGTGCGTGGTCCTCAACGACGGCCACGTCGATCTCATCGCCCCACGCGTTCTCGACGGCGGCTTGAACACCCGGGTCAAGGACGGCACTGCCGGGCCTGACCGGGCCGTGTGGCGCGATCCGGCCGACGTCGTGCTGCACGTGGTCCCCGCCGCGCGCAACACCGTGCCCAACGACCCCGCCTACTCGTTCCTGGGCACACCGGGGGCACCGGTCTGGATCATCCCGCAGACCCAGATCCCCGGCATCGTGTGGGCCGGCTGGAACACCGAGTCCCTCAGCCCGCAGGACGTCGCCGGCCGCGTCGACCTGCGGGTGACCGGGGTGGACGGTCCGGGCCGCCTCGGTGTCTTCCTCAGTGACATCACCCCCGTCCTGCTGGTCGACTCGGGAGACGGCCTGCCCGACACCATCGTCGTCCCGCTCGGCACCCACGCGCACGCCAACTGGGCCTTCGGCGCGGAGGGCACCTACCGGATCACCATCGAGGTAGCCGCGACCCTCGCCGACGGCCGCACGGTCGCCGACAGCGACGTCTTCACCATCGCCGTCGGCGACGTCGACCCCACGGACAACGGAGCCTGCGCACCCCCGAGCACGAGCACCACGACCTCCGCCGGCACGACCTCCGCCGGCACGACCTCCGCCGGCACTACCTCCGCCGGCACGACGTCCGCCGGCCCGGTCCCGACCACTTCGCCGGCGGCGTCCGCGCCCAAGCCGAAGGGCCTGGCCTCGACCGGCGTCGGAGGTGTGGGCACGGCCGTGCTGCTCGCCGCGCTGCTGACCACCGCGGGCGTCGCGGTGCTCGTCCTCACCCGACGCAGGCGGACCCACGGCGGCTGA
- a CDS encoding GTP-binding protein: MTTDPRVPVTVLSGFLGAGKTTLLNHVLANREGRRVAVVVNDMSEVNIDAALVSGRGGERLVELTNGCICCTLREDLLESVGALAREGRFDTILIESTGISEPMPVAATFEWTFEDGTSLSDHARLDTMVTVVDAANFLPELERGDRLDERDLAAAEGDERGISDLLVDQVEFADVLVLNKTDLATPDQLATVEGLLRKLNPNARLVRSRRGVVGLAEVLDTGRYDPVTAATSPGWAEELAGSHTPETEEYGIRSVTYRADRPFHPARLAAALEDWQGVVRSKGFCHIASRPHMLAVWSQAGPTLTIEPGELLDGHTARQELVFIGVDLDRDEPRRRLDPALLTDAELAVGPTAWRRFHDPLPAWDDLDAHEHFVPLPRRLLKR, translated from the coding sequence ATGACCACCGATCCACGCGTCCCCGTCACCGTGCTGTCCGGCTTCCTCGGCGCGGGCAAGACCACACTGCTCAACCACGTGCTGGCCAACCGCGAAGGACGCCGGGTGGCGGTGGTGGTCAACGACATGAGCGAGGTCAACATCGACGCCGCCCTGGTCTCCGGACGCGGCGGCGAGCGGCTGGTGGAGCTGACCAACGGCTGCATCTGCTGCACGCTGCGCGAAGACCTGCTGGAAAGCGTCGGCGCGCTGGCCCGCGAAGGCCGGTTCGACACCATCCTCATCGAGTCCACCGGCATCTCCGAGCCGATGCCGGTGGCCGCGACGTTCGAGTGGACGTTCGAGGACGGCACCAGCCTGTCCGACCACGCGCGCCTGGACACGATGGTCACCGTGGTCGACGCCGCGAACTTCCTGCCGGAACTCGAACGCGGCGACCGGCTCGACGAGCGCGACCTCGCCGCCGCCGAGGGCGACGAGCGGGGCATCTCCGACCTCCTGGTGGACCAGGTGGAGTTCGCCGACGTGCTGGTGCTCAACAAGACCGACCTGGCCACACCGGACCAGCTCGCCACCGTCGAAGGGCTGCTGCGCAAGCTCAACCCGAACGCCCGGCTGGTCCGGTCGCGCCGCGGCGTGGTCGGCCTGGCCGAGGTGCTCGACACCGGCCGCTACGACCCGGTCACCGCGGCCACGTCACCGGGATGGGCCGAGGAATTGGCGGGCTCGCACACCCCGGAGACCGAGGAGTACGGCATCCGATCGGTCACGTACCGCGCCGACCGTCCGTTCCACCCCGCCCGGCTGGCCGCCGCGCTGGAGGACTGGCAGGGCGTCGTGCGCAGCAAGGGTTTCTGCCACATCGCCAGCCGTCCGCACATGCTCGCCGTGTGGTCCCAGGCCGGGCCCACGCTGACCATCGAACCCGGCGAGTTGCTCGACGGCCACACCGCGCGGCAGGAACTGGTGTTCATCGGCGTCGACCTGGACCGCGACGAACCCCGCCGCCGCCTCGACCCCGCGCTGCTCACCGACGCCGAACTGGCGGTCGGTCCGACCGCGTGGCGGCGGTTTCACGACCCGCTGCCCGCGTGGGACGACCTGGACGCCCACGAGCACTTCGTCCCGCTCCCGAGACGCCTGCTGAAGCGCTGA
- the rpsR gene encoding 30S ribosomal protein S18 produces MPKIERAPKRRVNLLRKEGVTTVDWKDAALLRKFISDRGKIRSRRVTGLSPQEQRQVTTAIKNAREMALLPYPGQGR; encoded by the coding sequence ATGCCCAAGATCGAACGCGCACCGAAGCGCCGGGTGAACCTCCTGCGCAAGGAGGGAGTGACCACAGTGGACTGGAAGGACGCGGCGCTGCTGCGGAAGTTCATCTCCGACCGCGGCAAGATCCGCTCGCGCCGGGTCACCGGCCTGTCGCCACAAGAACAGCGTCAGGTCACCACCGCCATCAAGAACGCACGCGAGATGGCGCTGCTCCCCTACCCCGGCCAAGGACGTTGA
- the rpsN gene encoding 30S ribosomal protein S14 produces the protein MAKKSKIVKDRQRREVVARYAERRAELKELVRIDPERRDEALRALRKLPRDASPTRLRNRDAVDGRPRAFNRAFGLSRIRLREMAHRGELPGVSKSSW, from the coding sequence ATGGCCAAGAAGTCCAAGATCGTGAAGGACCGGCAGCGACGCGAGGTCGTCGCCCGGTACGCCGAGCGTCGCGCGGAGTTGAAGGAGCTCGTCCGCATCGACCCGGAGCGCCGCGACGAGGCCCTGCGGGCGTTGCGGAAGCTGCCCCGTGACGCCAGTCCCACGAGGCTGCGCAACCGTGACGCCGTGGACGGTCGCCCGCGGGCGTTCAACCGGGCGTTCGGCCTGTCCCGCATCCGCCTGCGCGAGATGGCGCACCGGGGGGAACTGCCCGGCGTCAGCAAGTCGAGCTGGTGA
- the rpmG gene encoding 50S ribosomal protein L33 — protein sequence MAKSTDVRPIIKLRSTAGTGYTYVTRKNRRNDPDRMVLRKFDPVVRKHVDFREER from the coding sequence ATGGCCAAGTCCACCGACGTCCGGCCCATCATCAAGCTCCGCTCCACCGCGGGCACCGGCTACACCTACGTGACCCGCAAGAACCGCCGCAACGACCCCGACCGCATGGTGCTGCGCAAGTTCGACCCCGTGGTGCGCAAGCACGTCGACTTCCGCGAGGAGCGCTGA